From Coccinella septempunctata chromosome 4, icCocSept1.1, whole genome shotgun sequence, a single genomic window includes:
- the LOC123311116 gene encoding transcription elongation factor S-II, translated as MGVEEEVMRIQKKLNKMTSEDGSGQEQALDLLKTLQTLDVNLEVLTNTRVGMTVNALRKSSKDEEVISLSKTLIKNWKKFLSNSAPPKQPSSSSSSKPKKEKEKKPVKDDKEPLKDKKTVSQFPPASTHVTTDAVRLKCREMLAGAIRTDTSEDFEGCASPEELAEELEEAIFAEFKNTDMKYKNRIRSRISNLKDAKNPTLRTNFRIGAISAARLAVMTAEEMANDEIKQLREKFTKEAINDAQLATVQGTKTDLLKCGKCKKRNCTYNQVQTRSADEPMTTFVLCNECGNRWKFC; from the exons ATGGGTGTCGAGGAGGAAGTGATGagaattcagaaaaaactgaataaaatgACGTCAGAAGATGGAAGT GGTCAGGAGCAGGCACTGGATTTGCTGAAAACTTTACAAACTTTAGATGTTAATCTAGAAGTGTTGACAAACACTCGAGTTGGAATGACAGTTAATGCTTTGAGGAAATCCAGTAAAGATGAAGAAGTCATCAGCTTATCGAAAACATTAATAAAGAACTGGAAAAAATTCTTATCTAATTCTGCTCCTCCTAAACAACCATCTAGCAGTTCTTCTTCAAAACCTAAGaaggaaaaagaaaagaaaCCTGTTAAGGATGATAAAGAGCCTTTGAAAGATAAAAAAACAGTGTCTCAGTTTCCCCCAGCAAGTACACATGTTACCACTGATGCAGTCAGACTAAAATGTCGGGAAATGCTAGCCGGCGCAATAAGAACTGATACTTCTGAAGATTTTGAAG GTTGTGCCAGTCCAGAAGAATTGGCTGAAGAACTCGAAGAAGCCATTTTTGCCGAATTCAAAAACACAGatatgaaatataaaaacaGAATTAGGTCCcgtatttcaaatttgaaagatGCAAAAAACCCAACCCTAAGAACAAACTTCAGGATTGGAGCTATATCTGCAGCAAGACTGGCTGTTATGACAGCTGAAGAGATGGcaaatgatgaaataaaacaGCTGAGGGAAAAATTCACTAAAGAAGCTATTAATGATGCCCAATTGGCAACAGTGCAAGGCACAAAAACTGATTTACTTAAGTGCGGCAAATGTAAAAAGAGAAATTGTACATATAACCAAGTCCAAACTAGGTCTGCTGATGAACCCATGACCACTTTCGTCCTCTGCAATGAATGCGGCAATAGGtggaaattttgttga
- the LOC123311118 gene encoding aspartate--tRNA ligase, mitochondrial, translating into MFARRFRQMGNFYIKRYFKQTELQVLQRYRSYSGSVYLVDEAMNESVKLKQKTNKYTFRTCTCGQLTLQNVGFRVVLCGWLEFQRLDKFIILRDAYGQTQCILKENDEEIKEKVKKLPFESILKVTGTVLARPKDMTNKKLPTGEIEILVDDIQVLNESSELPFNIRGFQKPKEAIRMQYRYLDLRFPEMQKNLRVRSDLLFKMRQFLMDSDFVDVETPTLFKATPGGAQEFIVPTKFPGQFYSLVQSPQQFKQILMAGAIDRYFQIARCYRDETSRPDRQPEFTQLDIEMSFTTADGIMELVEDLLNYVWPDFVGTIPPRFKRIKYEEAMELYGSDKPDVSFDFKLKNCSEIFPQTSVNMNFGAYCLQIPEKYASLTKKTKEEFESLAKQFPAVKFVQNKISTKSNWISRMKQLLTEGVAAKVADEIGLLDNSILFLGYGDKNQVLGLMGRIRLLYADHLEQSGHEIRRKGMHLAWVTDFPLFELNDDGSLNSAHHPFTAPNPEDLHLLQETPLKVRALAYDLVLNGNEIAGGSIRIHDPVLQENIFKLLNIDASSMKHIIEMLSSGCPPHGGIALGLDRLLSILLKTKSIRDVIAFPKGAEGRDLVSGAPSSVSERDLQMYHIKCIS; encoded by the exons ATGTTTGCCCGAAGATTTCGTCAG ATGGGCAATTTTTACATAAAAAGATATTTTAAACAAACGGAGTTACAAGTGTTACAACGCTACCGCTCTTACTCGGGGTCAGTTTACTTAGTGGATGAGGCAATGAATGAAAGTGTCAAGCTAAAACAAAAGACCAATAAATATACATTCCGAACATGTACTTGTGGACAATTAACCCTTCAGAATGTTGGTTTTAGAGTAGTTTTATGCGGTTGGTTGGAATTTCAAAGGCTagataaattcattattttaaGGGATGCTTATGGACAAACTCAGTGTATCCTAAAAGAAAAT GATGaggaaataaaagaaaaagttaaaaaacTGCCATTTGAGTCAATTCTGAAAGTTACTGGGACGGTTCTTGCTAGACCAAAAGAtatgacaaataaaaaattaccaACTGGTGAAATAGAAATATTGGTTGATGATATACAAGTGTTGAATGAATCGTCTGAATTACCTTTCAATATAAGAGGTTTTCAAAAACCAAAAGAAGCAATTAGAATGCAGTATAGGTATTTAGATTTGAGATTCCcagaaatgcaaaaaaatctgaGAGTACGATCAGATTTACTGTTCAAAATGAGGCAGTTCTTGATGGATTCAGATTTTGTTGATGTGGAAACTCCAACATTATTCAAAGCTACACCAGGA GGAGCCCAAGAATTCATAGTCCCAACTAAATTTCCTGGTCAGTTCTATTCTCTTGTACAAAGTCCTCAGCAATTCAAGCAAATACTGATGGCAGGTGCTATAGACAG ATATTTTCAGATAGCAAGGTGCTATCGAGATGAAACTTCAAGACCAGACAGGCAGCCTGAATTCACACAACTAGATATTGAAATGTCATTCACAACAGCTGATGGCATCATGGAACTTGTGGAAGATTTGCTAAACTATGTTTGGCCAGATTTTGTTGGAACAATACCTCCTAGATTCAAAAGGATCAAATATGAGGAAGCAATGGAGCTTTATGGTTCTGACAAGCCAGATGTTAGCTTTGATTTCAAG CTCAAAAACTGTTCTGAAATATTCCCACAAACATCAGTGAATATGAATTTTGGAGCATATTGTTTACAAATCCCAGAGAAATATGCATCCTTGACCAAAAAAACCAAAGAAGAGTTTGAAAGTCTTGCTAAACAATTTCCTGCAGtaaaatttgttcaaaataagATATCGACAAAAAGCAATTGGATCTCAAGAATGAAGCAGTTGTTGACTGAAGGAGTTGCTGCTAAAGTGGCTGATGAAATAGGCCTACTTGATAACAGTATTTTATTCCTCGGATATGGTGATAAGAATCAAGTG TTGGGATTAATGGGTAGAATCAGACTTCTATATGCTGATCATTTAGAACAAAGTGGACATGAAATCAGACGAAAAGGTATGCATCTTGCATGGGTAACAGATTTTCCTCTCTTTGAACTGAATGATGACGGTAGTTTGAACTCTGCGCATCATCCTTTCACTGCTCCGAATCCCGAAGACCTGCACCTATTGCAAGAAACACCACTGAAG GTTCGTGCATTAGCATACGATTTGGTGCTCAACGGAAACGAGATTGCTGGGGGATCCATCAGAATTCACGATCCCGTTTTACAAGAAAATATCTTCAAATTGCTTAACATCGATGCCAGTAGCATGAAGCACAtaattgaaatgttgagttcgGGCTGTCCTCCTCACGGGGGAATCGCATTAGGTTTGGACAGACTTCTGTCAATTCTTTTAAAGACCAAAAGTATTAGAGATGTTATAGCGTTTCCAAAAGGTGCCGAGGGAAGAGATTTGGTCAGTGGTGCACCGTCCAGTGTGTCAGAGAGAGACTTGCAAATGTATCATATTAAATGTATATCATAG
- the LOC123311037 gene encoding WD repeat-containing protein 82: MKMKLVDQVVRSFRVAKVFRENTDKINSIDFSANGETLISCSEDDQIVIYDCEKGTQVRTVNSKKYGVDLIHFTHARDTAIHSSTKVDDTIRYLSLHDNKYLRYFPGHTKKVVSLCLSPVEDTFLSGSLDKTLRLWDLRSPNCQGLMHLAGRPVAAFDPEGLIFAAGVNSECIKLYDLRSFDKGPFVTFKLTQEKECDWTGLKFSRDGKTILISTNGSIIRLVDAFHGTPLQTFAGHLNNKGIPIEASFSPDSQFIFSGSTDGRVHVWNADTGFKVCVLNADHPGPVQCVQFNPKLMMLASACTNMAFWLPTVEES, encoded by the exons ATGAAGATGAAACTGGTAGATCAAGTAGTGAGAAGCTTCAGAGTGGCGAAAGTTTTCAGAGAGAATACCGATAAGATAAATAGTATAGACTTTTCAGCAAATGGTGAGACTCTCATATCCTGTAGTGAAGACGATCAAATTGTGATATATGATTGTGAGAAAGGAACACAAGTTCGGACTGTTAACAGTAAAAAGTATGGTGTTGACTTGATACACTTCACCCACGCCAGGGACACAGCTATTCATAGTTCTACAAAAGTTGATGATACTATAAGGTATTTGTCTTTGCACGACAATAAATACTTGAGGTATTTCCCAGGACATACAAAGAAAGTTGTTTCACTATGTTTGTCCCCAGTTGAAGATACATTTTTATCTGGTTCATTAGATAAAACTTTGAGACTGTGGGACCTGAGATCCCCTAATTGTCAAGGGCTTATGCACTTAGCAGGGAGACCTGTAGCAGCATTTGATCCAGAGGGACTAATCTTTGCTGCAGGTGTTAATTCTGAGTGCATAAAGTTATATGACCTGAGATCATTTGATAAG GGGCCATTTGTAACATTCAAACTCACACAAGAGAAAGAATGCGACTGGACTGGTTTAAAATTTTCCCGTGATGGCAAAACAATTTTGATAAGTACGAATGGTTCAATCATTCGATTGGTTGATGCATTTCATGGTACTCCACTCCAAACTTTTGCTGGTCATCTGAACAACAAAGGAATTCCAATTGAGGCTTCATTCAGTCCCGATTCTCAGTTTATATTCAGTGGATCCACAGATGGCAGAGTTCACGTTTGGAATGCTGATACAGGCTTCAAGGTCTGCGTTTTGAATGCTGACCATCCAGGGCCGGTACAATGTGTGCAGTTCAACCCAAAATTGATGATGTTGGCATCTGCGTGCACCAACATGGCTTTTTGGTTACCCACTGTTGAGGAAAGTTAA
- the LOC123311084 gene encoding extended synaptotagmin-2: MSVSKEAAAAVAKKTSNEFNIASFAYSAFKKIATVGCIYFFGYMNWSVGWFVAPIIFLIMREQWKEAADTKRNIAKTAALSNERDVVLARLDELPAWVFFPDVERVEWLNRIIQQVWPNVNNYTRELIRDTIQPIIQESLEAYKMKGFKFERIILGSIPVRIGGVKVYDKNTDRNEIIMDLDVFYAGDCDITFYVAGIKGGIKDLQLKGMMRVVMKPLISSIPLVGGVQVFFLNNPEIDFNLVGVADLLDMPGLGDLFRKVITEIIASMLVLPNKYSMKLSEEVETIDVKAPEPEGVLRVHVVEAKHLMKKDLGVLGGGKSDPYAVITVGAQEYKTGVVKNSLDPKWDYWCEFVITEVYGQQLFIHLWDLDDALDDENLGRATVDISNIVKQEQADMWLTLENAKHGMVHLRFTWLSLSNNVNDLKAALIEAQLLGTEKVSTALLCVFVDSARNLPLARQSSQPDPYAVLRLGNSTKQTQIIMRNPEPVWEEGFVFRVQNPNNDILHLRIVDKKTGHDIGSLEYSIKNLLNKDSMAVNKEPFRLQKSGTDSRIIWSLSLKILKLSGLTHESLAEQNNEPVVIVDEKSPLLAQTSNSSGASRSPERSPTRTLPKQSSIESWQEDRIDDSSVHLESSVPINDTSCDRIIHRNPSQTSSSGDAGLGRLQLTLQYSTQRQKLVVIVHKIAHIPQRDPSNIPDPYVKLYLLPGRSKESKRKTATIKDNCNPVFEESFEYLISQNELLNKKLEITVCTQKAMFYSSSNILGQVVIDLCKLEIDKSYSSWFDLQPEYSHE; the protein is encoded by the exons ATGAGTGTTAGCAAAGAAGCAGCAGCTGCTGTGGCAAAGAAAACTTCAAACGAATTTAATATAGCAAGTTTTGCTTACAGTGCCTTCAAAAAG ATAGCTACAGTAGGATGTATTTATTTCTTCGGATATATGAACTGGTCCGTTGGCTGGTTCGTCGCACCAATAATATTCTTGATAATGCGTGAACAATGGAAAGAAGCTGCAGATACCAAAAGGAATATAGCGAAAACTGCAGCGTTATCGAATGAAAGGGACGTTGTTTTAGCTCGATTAGACGAGCTACCAGCGTGG GTTTTCTTTCCAGACGTAGAAAGGGTGGAATGGCTGAACAGG ATCATTCAGCAAGTTTGGCCTAACGTTAACAATTATACGAGAGAACTTATTCGAGATACTATACAGCCAATAATTCAGGAAAGTTTGGAGGCTTATAAAATGAAGGgattcaaatttgaaagaatCATTTTGGGTAGTATT CCTGTAAGGATCGGCGGCGTAAAAGTTTATGACAAAAACACAGATAGAAATGAGATCATAATGGATTTGGACGTATT CTACGCCGGTGACTGTGATATAACATTTTACGTAGCAGGCATCAAAGGCGGCATAAAAGATCTTCAG TTGAAAGGAATGATGCGTGTTGTGATGAAACCTTTAATTTCTTCGATTCCTTTGGTGGGAGGGGTTCAAGTTTTCTTCCTGAATAATCCAGAGATCGACTTCAATTTGGTGGGAGTAGCTGATCTACTTGATATGCCTGGCCTAGG GGATTTGTTTAGGAAAGTAATAACAGAAATTATCGCCTCGATGTTGGTTTTACCCAATAAATATTCGATGAAATTGAGCGAAGAAGTGGAAACCATTGATGTGAAGGCTCCAGAGCCTGAG GGAGTTTTGAGAGTTCACGTAGTGGAAGCTAAACATTTGATGAAGAAGGATCTTGGAGTGCTTGGAGGTGGAAAATCTGACCCATATGCAGTTATAACTGTTGGGGCTCAAGAATACAAAACGGGGGTGGTGAAGAATTCTTTGGATCCTAAGTGGGATTACTGGTGCGAG TTTGTTATAACTGAAGTTTACGGACAGCAGTTATTCATCCATTTGTGGGACTTGGACGACGCCCTAGATGATGAGAATCTTGGTAG GGCCACGGTGGATATTTCAAACATTGTAAAGCAAGAACAAGCGGATATG TGGCTCACTTTGGAGAATGCCAAACATGGAATGGTTCATTTGAGATTCACATGGTTGAGTTTGAGCAACAATGTGAACGATTTGAAGGCT GCCCTGATAGAAGCCCAATTGTTAGGCACTGAGAAAGTGAGCACAGCTCTATTGTGCGTCTTTGTGGATTCTGCGAGAAATTTACCA CTTGCCCGCCAATCTAGTCAGCCCGATCCGTATGCGGTCTTGAGACTTGGAAATTCCACCAAACAGACTCAAATCATAATGAGAAATCCCGAACCGGTGTGGGAGGAAGGTTTCGTTTTTCGAGTGCAGAATCCGAACAACGACATCCTACATCTGAGGATAGTGGATAAGAAGACGGGTCACGACATCGGTAGTCTGGAGTATAGCATCAAGAATTTGCTCAATAAGGACAGCATGGCAGTGAATAAGGAGCCTTTTAGGTTGCAGAAGTCTGGGACAGATAGCAGAATTATATGGTCGTTGAGCCTTAAG ATTTTGAAACTCAGTGGATTGACCCACGAATCACTGGCGGAGCAGAACAATGAACCGGTAGTTATAGTGGATGAAAAATCGCCTCTGCTAGCTCAAA CGTCTAATTCTTCAGGTGCGTCCAGATCTCCAGAACGAAGTCCAACTAGAACATTACCCAAGCAGTCCAGTATCGAAAGTTGGCAGGAAGATAGAATTGACGATTCCTCGGTACATCTTGAATCCTCAGTGCCGATAAACGACACATCTTGCGACAGAATTATCCATCGTAACCCCAGCCAAACATC atCATCTGGGGATGCAGGACTGGGTCGTTTGCAGTTAACTCTCCAGTACAGCACCCAAAGACAGAAATTAGTTGTAATTGTGCACAAAATTGC gcATATACCGCAGAGGGACCCCTCTAACATCCCAGATCCGTATGTCAAACTATATCTACTCCCGGGAAGATCTAAAGAGAGCAAAAGGAAAACGGCT aCTATAAAAGACAACTGTAATCCAGTGTTCGAGGAGAGCTTCGAATATTTGATTTCACAGAACGAACTCCTGAATAAAAAGTTGGAAATAACCGTATGCACCCAAAAAGCCATGTTTTACTCAAGCTCCAACATACTGGGTCAG GTGGTGATAGATTTGTGCAAATTGGAGATAGATAAGTCCTACAGCTCATGGTTTGACTTGCAACCAGAATACTCCCATGAGTGA
- the LOC123311085 gene encoding uncharacterized protein LOC123311085, whose protein sequence is MISRKDKILNKPYEDRKFENHRRKVRSALPAIDNRPPNSGQHVRFKSKKYLMEKDQKERIQKHNFLLLHKLNEIRKKCRVDHYWSSPLPQMVKNKVALYDICPPDIIDYDVNDENDEEMEEIERRLKELGIRKANCNACSPQTIKERKVTEERVPWDEENEIMLKRERSKSLPTQKINLSNVRRPRDKNTSKSSPRRVKSCVSKSFDEKREGKVQLREKSSIPSTPQKLVLTRGSLKLFVNFPVDTLVTFQDGNHNKLISGGYCQCRKTERTELENI, encoded by the exons ATGATTTCAAGGAAAgataaaattttaaataaacCATACGAAGACAGAAAGTTTGAAAACCATCGTAGAAAA GTAAGATCTGCTCTACCTGCCATTGACAACCGACCCCCAAATTCAGGACAGCATGTGCGCTTCAAATCTAAAAAATATCTGATGGAAAAAGACCAGAAGGAGAGAATTCAAAAGCACAACTTCTTATTACTCCATAAACTCAACGAAATCAGGAAAAAATGCAGAGTCGATCATTACTGGAGCAGCCCTTTGCCGCA AATGGTTAAGAACAAAGTAGCTTTGTACGATATCTGTCCACCAGATATAATAGACTATGATGTAAATGACGAAAACGATGAGGAAATGGAAGAAATTGAGAGGAGATTGAAAGAACTGGGCATAAGGAAAGCAAACTGCAACGCTTGCAGTCCCCAAACTATCAAAGAACGGAAG GTTACAGAGGAACGCGTCCCTTGGGATGAGGAAAACGAAATAATGTTGAAGAGGGAAAGAAGTAAATCATTACcaacccaaaaaatcaatctaTCCAACGTTAGGAGACCACGAGACAAGAATACAAGCAAATCATCTCCTAGGAGGGTTAAATCTTGCGTTTCAAAAAGTTTCGATGAGAAAAGAGAAGGGAAAGTTCAACTgagagaaaaaagttctatacCTTCAACTCCACAAAAACTCGTGTTAACTAGAGGCTCCTTGAAACTTTTCGTTAATTTTCCGGTGGATACGCTTGTAACTTTTCAGGATGGTAATCACAATAAACTGATAAGTGGAGGATATTGTCAGTGTAGAAAAACGGAACGTACTGAACTTGAGAATATTTGA
- the LOC123311086 gene encoding gamma-tubulin complex component 3 homolog — translation MNTSGLGNSSVSVPELVLRLCTHLSKNDQTLSSRLYQLAVNFLQYQGYTNDAEFDLSEIKMHLSSHKDPEAALEQFEILYSEINNSSILHNKNAIMSFLLNVAKMDIQKDSFKLKLVQNVEKIAGSQSLPNSKSQTSVTSAPSLESIRNIYQGNLIDRPFSRSSRNESTSNSNILSSIWSRQEFGSALSKTTNLTLASETDLLQDIIYSLQGIEGRFIKREPGGVGFLIDLKIGRNFSPIQKSIASRLLGLSFLHNKLKQYCEENDKQKGAMSQALISILRDEISSYYKTIALLQANMKKQGCEKHAELSLRRALYIVQEHISKFEWLAYITEECSDKKGGALVTSIHGYLQHGSICVQEVSEKVLTSVCKPLYIMLSRWLLDGEINDPCNEFFIEARSINASERLWHDKYHVKKSMIPSFISMDQAKKILATGKSINFLRQICKDNGQLSGRESLQKFFKSTTADALFAPEQSLEFHTTLENVYRETSLRVLDLLKNKFRLMEHLHSLRRYLLLGQGDFIRHLLELLAPELNKPAQEIYGHTLTTILESAIRVTNAQFEDEDTLQRLNVSFMGHSQGDTGWDVFSLVYRVDGPVSTIFQPTMSTYQCLFGALWKAKRMEFVLANMKKQQITISKMFKYNLELLPVMHTFHVLTSEMIHFLHQTQYYFLFEVLECSWAEMLCNVNQAECLDDIIQAHTQFLSSVQTGVLLDEESKHLFSQLRSIYNFVLNLETHQETLYLAASKEHEALMDYNKKQERSDQFGLTLDDELKAKERIASFRHFLNSMKATVKCLAQTYKSFVKNYLKSLSSSPNMNLQLLSVRLSFNDYYSVI, via the exons ATGAATACGTCTGGATTAGGAAATAGTAGCGTATCAGTACCAGAATTGGTTTTGAGATTATGCACTCATCTTTCTAAAAATGATCAAA CTCTCAGTTCGAGGCTGTATCAACTTGCTGTCAATTTTTTACAATATCAAGGATACACGAATGATGCTGAATTCGATCTGTCTGAAATTAAAATGCACTTGTCTAGTCATAAAGATCCGGAAGCTGCTTTAGAACAGTTTGAGATACTTTACTCAGAAATAAATAATTCG TCTATACTTCATAATAAGAATGCAATAATGAGTTTCTTACTGAACGTTGCTAAGATGGACATACAGAAAGATAGTTTCAAATTGAAACTTGttcaaaatgttgaaaaaatagCTGGTTCACAATCGTTACCAAACTCCAAGTCCCAAACTTCAGTTACTAGTGCACCatcactagaaagtataagaaATATATATCAAGGCAACTTGATAGATAGACCTTTCAGTCGTTCTTCTAGGAATGAG AGCACTTCCAATTCAAATATATTGAGTTCAATTTGGTCTAGACAAGAATTTGGATCAGCTCTATCAAAGACAACTA ATTTAACGCTGGCAAGTGAGACAGATTTACTCCAAGATATCATATATTCTCTGCAAGGTATTGAGGGACGATTTATCAAAAGGGAACCAGGTGGTGTTGGTTTTTTAATTGATCTGAAGATTGGTAGAAATTTCAGCCCAATACAGAAGAGTATTGCATCAAGATTATTAGGGCTTAGTTTTTTGCATAATAAGTTGAAACAATATTGCGAGGAGAATGATAAACAAAAAGGTGCCATGAGTCAAGCTCTCATTTCGATTTTGCGAGATGAAATATCAAGTTATTATAAGACTATAGCTCTTTTACAAGCAAAT ATGAAGAAACAAGGTTGTGAAAAACACGCGGAATTGTCTCTCAGAAGGGCACTCTATATTGTTCAAGAACACATTAGCAAATTTGAGTGGCTTGCATATATAACTGAAGAATGCAGTGATAAGAAAGGTGGAGCCCTCGTTACATCAATTCACGGATATCTTCAACATGGTTCAATCTGTGTACAAGAG GTTTCAGAAAAAGTTCTAACATCAGTTTGCAAACCTTTGTACATAATGTTATCCAGATGGCTGTTGGACGGTGAGATCAATGATCCTtgcaatgaatttttcattgaggCTAGAAGTATAAATGCGTCGGAACGTTTGTGGCACGACAAATATCACGTCAAAAAGTCGATGATCCCCTCATTCATCTCCATGGACCAGGCGAAAAAAATTTTGGCCACCGGTAAAAGTATTAATTTTCTACGCCAGATATGCAAAGACAATGGGCAGCTTTCTGGTAGGGAGAGTCtacaaaaattcttcaaaagTACCACAG CGGATGCACTGTTTGCTCCAGAGCAGAGCTTAGAATTCCACACAACATTAGAAAATGTATATAGGGAGACATCTTTGAGGGTCTTAGATTTACTCAAGAATAAATTCAGACTTATGGAGCACCTTCATTCTCTGAGAAGGTACTTGCTCTTGGGCCAAGGAGATTTCATCAGACATCTATTAGAGTTACTGGC CCCAGAACTCAACAAACCTGCTCAAGAAATATATGGACACACCCTCACAACCATTTTAGAATCTGCTATCAGAGTAACAAACGCTCAGTTCGAGGATGAGGACACCTTGCAGAGGTTAAACGTCAGCTTTATGGGTCACTCTCAGGGAGATACAGGTTGGGACGTTTTCAGCCTTGTTTACAGAGTTGATGGGCCTGTCAGCACAATATTCCAACCTACCATGTCAACATATCAATGTCTTTTTGGGGCTTTATGGAAAGCTAAGAGGATGGAGTTCGTATTGGCAAAcatgaaaaaacaacaaataaCCATATCGAAGATGTTCAAATATAACTTAG AGTTACTTCCAGTGATGCATACGTTTCATGTTCTAACCAGTGAGATGATACATTTTTTGCATCAAACTCAGTACTATTTTCTCTTCGAGGTTTTAGAGTGCTCTTGGGCAGAGATGCTTTGCAATGTCAATCAGGCTGAGTGCTTAGACGACATAATTCAAGCACATACCCAATTTTTGAGCTCCGTACAAACTGGTGTTTTACTTGATGAAGAATCTAAA CACCTCTTCTCCCAGTTGCGCTCAATTTACAACTTTGTTCTAAACTTGGAAACGCATCAGGAAACCTTGTACTTGGCAGCCAGTAAAGAGCATGAGGCACTAATGGATTATAACAAGAAACAGGAACGTAGCGATCAATTCGGTTTGACCCTGGACGATGAATTGAAGGCCAAAGAAAGAATTGCCAGTTTTAGACATTTCTTGAATTCAATGAAAGCAACGGTGAAATGTCTGGCCCAAACTTATAAGAGCTTCgttaaaaattatttaaaatctCTATCTTCCAGTCCTAACATGAATTTGCAACTTTTAAGCGTTAGGCTCAGTTTTAATGACTATTATTCTGTCATATGA
- the LOC123311162 gene encoding nuclear cap-binding protein subunit 2 has protein sequence MVTINSPSIELSSYRDQHFKGTRAEQDKLLRISTTLYVGNLSFYTTEEQIYELFSKCGDIRRVIMGLDKYKKTPCGFCFVEFYTREDAESALRYVNGTRLDDRIVRTDWDAGFVEGRQYGRGKTGGQVRDEYRTDYDAGRSGYGKIIQQKMGVPKI, from the exons ATGGTTACAATAAATTCCCCATCCATTGAGCTGAGTTCCTACAGAGATCAACATTTCAAA GGTACCAGAGCTGAGCAGGATAAACTATTAAGGATTTCAACCACACTTTATGTTGGTAATTTGTCTTTCTATACCACAGAAGAACAAATCTATGAGTTATTTTCAAAATGTGGCGATATTAGGAGAGTGATAATGGGTCtggataaatataaaaaaacaccTTGTGGATTTTGCTTTGTGGAATTTTACACAAGGGAAGACGCTGAAAGTGCATTGAG GTATGTGAATGGAACTAGGCTAGATGACCGTATTGTAAGAACTGATTGGGATGCTGGTTTTGTTGAAGGAAGACagtatggtagaggaaaaactGGAGGACAG GTCAGAGATGAATATAGGACAGACTACGACGCTGGAAGAAGTGGCTATGGAAAAATTATCCAACAAAAAATGGGCGTCCCAAAAATTTGa